One genomic window of Micromonospora sp. WMMD1128 includes the following:
- a CDS encoding VWD domain-containing protein, whose amino-acid sequence MGITIAAALVGMGVYVSGDETTAASQGDLRTWHARMVKIPRPSAQGCFTGAYPELAWRETGCVAPPSAPMAPNLEQSPQRDMGGGIGIVTERPAGAGPITSAYGSFEKVKQPNLLSVTSVPQAAPPGEPSGPTMAGSYSFQLNTNHLSVQECNGSPTAGLCRGWKQFVLANDGTRGGNPNPDPSPSHLYVEYWLLHYNPDPDHGQPCPPEWTEVADDGEVHCTWKSRAAELPYLSIQGIARSELRLEGATTTADGQETDTATFNDGAGQIYSSSGVGVLHMRPPTPQEPASEWTQVEFNVFGYGHGATARFNPEASFNVRTTVEDGSPAKPGCQNFGFSSERNNLNFGPPGPSSPSPSPAAVINESVQGPAAPSACRVAAVIGDTHQYTFSGLFYDFQATGDFVEAQAGSTFEVQTRKASGPPKWPNASVNRSVAMRMGTSRLALCEGTRLVVNGTTTSLPAGDSLLLPNGVAIDRVNNVYTFTDPSGNSVRATANSGYLDLGVGVGPGASTVRGLLGNPNDDPHYLDVRGGNPLRVPVTHTALYETFGNSWRVSPSATLLQPCTAVTPGNPTAPFYAGNLSTTTREWAQEVCRNRQVNTLWLDTCTLDVGVFGNASAAIVYVGLQRPDVDANPPQPPICVPGDTRPLCPTPTCSPAGCGRAGG is encoded by the coding sequence GTGGGCATCACGATCGCGGCGGCCCTGGTGGGGATGGGGGTGTATGTCAGCGGCGACGAGACGACAGCGGCCAGCCAGGGGGATCTGCGGACCTGGCACGCCAGAATGGTGAAGATACCGCGGCCGTCGGCGCAGGGCTGCTTCACCGGGGCCTATCCCGAACTGGCGTGGCGGGAGACCGGGTGTGTGGCTCCGCCGTCGGCCCCGATGGCCCCGAACCTCGAACAGTCTCCGCAGCGGGACATGGGCGGCGGGATCGGGATCGTGACGGAACGGCCCGCGGGCGCCGGTCCGATCACCAGCGCGTACGGCAGCTTCGAGAAGGTGAAACAGCCGAACCTGTTGAGCGTGACGAGCGTCCCGCAGGCTGCCCCACCCGGGGAGCCCAGCGGGCCGACGATGGCGGGCAGCTACTCGTTCCAGCTCAACACCAACCACCTGAGCGTCCAGGAGTGCAACGGGTCGCCGACCGCCGGCCTGTGCCGTGGCTGGAAGCAGTTCGTGCTCGCCAACGACGGCACCAGGGGCGGCAATCCGAATCCCGATCCCAGCCCCAGCCACCTCTACGTCGAGTACTGGCTGCTGCACTACAACCCCGACCCGGACCACGGCCAGCCGTGCCCGCCCGAATGGACCGAGGTCGCGGACGACGGGGAAGTCCACTGCACCTGGAAGTCCAGGGCGGCCGAGCTGCCCTACCTGTCGATCCAGGGCATCGCGAGGTCGGAACTGCGGCTGGAGGGCGCGACCACGACTGCCGACGGGCAGGAGACCGACACCGCCACGTTCAACGACGGGGCGGGCCAGATCTACTCGTCCAGCGGGGTGGGCGTCCTCCACATGCGGCCGCCGACGCCCCAGGAGCCCGCGTCGGAGTGGACCCAGGTCGAGTTCAACGTGTTCGGCTACGGTCACGGCGCGACGGCCAGGTTCAATCCGGAGGCGAGCTTCAACGTCCGCACGACTGTCGAGGACGGCAGCCCGGCCAAGCCCGGCTGCCAGAACTTCGGCTTCAGCAGTGAGCGGAACAACCTCAACTTCGGACCTCCGGGTCCGAGCTCGCCGAGTCCGTCGCCGGCAGCCGTCATCAACGAGTCGGTCCAGGGGCCGGCCGCGCCGTCGGCCTGCCGCGTCGCCGCGGTCATCGGCGACACCCACCAGTACACGTTCAGCGGTCTGTTCTACGACTTCCAGGCGACCGGCGACTTCGTCGAGGCGCAGGCCGGTTCCACGTTCGAGGTGCAGACCCGCAAGGCGTCAGGCCCCCCGAAGTGGCCCAACGCCTCGGTCAACCGGTCGGTCGCCATGCGGATGGGCACCTCGAGGCTGGCGCTGTGCGAAGGGACCCGCCTGGTGGTGAACGGCACCACCACCAGCCTGCCGGCCGGCGACTCACTGCTGCTGCCCAACGGCGTGGCGATCGACCGCGTCAACAACGTGTACACCTTCACGGACCCGTCGGGCAACAGCGTCCGCGCCACCGCCAACAGCGGATACCTCGACCTGGGCGTCGGCGTCGGGCCCGGGGCGTCGACGGTACGCGGCCTCCTGGGCAACCCCAACGACGATCCCCACTACCTCGATGTCAGGGGCGGCAACCCCCTGCGCGTTCCGGTCACCCATACCGCCCTCTACGAGACGTTCGGCAACAGTTGGCGGGTCAGCCCGTCGGCCACCCTGCTGCAACCCTGCACCGCCGTCACCCCGGGCAACCCGACGGCGCCGTTCTACGCCGGCAACCTGAGCACGACCACCCGCGAATGGGCGCAGGAGGTCTGCCGCAACAGGCAGGTCAACACGCTGTGGCTGGACACGTGCACCCTGGACGTCGGCGTGTTCGGCAACGCGTCCGCCGCCATCGTCTATGTCGGACTCCAGCGGCCGGATGTCGACGCCAACCCCCCGCAGCCGCCGATCTGCGTACCCGGAGACACCCGTCCGCTCTGCCCGACACCGACGTGTTCCCCGGCGGGATGTGGCCGGGCCGGCGGGTAA
- a CDS encoding tetratricopeptide repeat protein → MTATRADDPSAVMPDPGRARTLDELTAALRSLKVWAGNPSYERITSQVNTAWRAAGRPAGELTKRPTVVDCFKPGRRRLNADLVTAVVQALHPDEGYVHQWRQALRVVGGEARAAAVVRVQDRLPPDLAGFTGRASELDQLRHALTHDRHAGGAAAVAAIEGMAGVGKTRLAVHAGHLLIRESRFDRTLFVNLRGFFPDPARPPADPAAVLDGFLRLLGVPAHQIPHDLHARRAAYRDRLTGTRTLIVLDNAADVDQVRPLLPEVPGCLTLITSRRILSDLRPTARLVVDVFAAHEAVDYLVQVVSHVPMGDDPVAAARIAQRCGYLPLALDLTTGHMRATPGWTLTDHADRLDERHRQRRLETGVELALDLSYHHLPAGQRRLLRLLALHPGQDSDAYAAAALTGTDLDTTRAHLDHLCRDHLLQQSASGRYTLHDLVRAFAITRAHDEVRPADRREALTRLFDHYLATAAAAMNALHPAQAHLRPHIPPTGTPAPELADPDCALAWLDVERPTLVTVAVHTASNGWPTHTTRLSRILYRYLAGGRGSDAVIVHSHAHHAARQTGDVTEQAHALTDLGVAHLWVARYEAAVEHFTAALHLFREAGHEFGQARTQTNLGVAEQRLGHYRKAAAHFRRGRTAHLLAGNQIGQALALSNLGDVEQRLGHYRGAARHLREALALYRQSGDQAGEAVSLANLAEVDTRSGRYETAAANLAQALVLFRQAGHRNGEAWTLDGLGTLHRHLGQPVEAARHHRQALTILQTTGDRHGAAWALNGLGEAMLAAGHATDALTHHTAAHAIAAEIGARDQQARAEAGLAGAHRALADHDRARAHYRHALTIYTDLGTPEADQIRTCLAALDDADART, encoded by the coding sequence ATGACCGCTACCCGAGCGGACGATCCGTCCGCCGTGATGCCGGACCCGGGTCGGGCGCGCACGCTCGACGAGCTCACCGCGGCGTTGAGGTCCCTGAAGGTGTGGGCCGGGAACCCGTCCTACGAACGGATCACCAGCCAGGTCAACACCGCCTGGCGGGCCGCCGGTCGCCCGGCCGGTGAGTTGACCAAGCGGCCCACGGTGGTGGACTGTTTCAAACCCGGTCGGCGGCGGCTGAACGCCGACCTCGTCACCGCCGTCGTGCAGGCCCTGCACCCGGACGAGGGATACGTGCACCAGTGGCGCCAGGCGCTACGCGTGGTCGGCGGGGAGGCCCGGGCCGCCGCGGTGGTGCGGGTCCAGGACCGGCTACCGCCCGACCTGGCCGGGTTCACCGGCCGGGCCAGCGAACTCGACCAACTCCGGCACGCCCTCACCCACGACCGCCACGCCGGCGGGGCGGCAGCGGTCGCGGCGATCGAGGGGATGGCCGGGGTCGGCAAAACCCGACTCGCCGTCCACGCCGGGCACCTCCTGATCCGGGAATCCCGCTTCGATCGGACGCTCTTCGTCAACCTGCGCGGATTCTTCCCCGACCCCGCCCGGCCGCCCGCCGATCCGGCCGCCGTCCTGGACGGCTTCCTGCGCCTGCTCGGCGTACCGGCCCACCAGATCCCCCACGATCTGCACGCCCGCAGGGCGGCCTACCGCGACCGGCTCACCGGCACCCGTACCCTGATCGTGCTGGACAACGCCGCCGATGTCGATCAGGTCCGGCCGCTCCTCCCCGAGGTTCCCGGCTGCCTCACCCTGATCACCAGCCGGCGGATCCTGTCCGACCTGCGCCCCACCGCGCGCCTGGTGGTCGACGTGTTCGCCGCGCACGAGGCCGTCGACTATCTCGTCCAGGTCGTCAGCCACGTCCCCATGGGCGACGATCCGGTGGCTGCGGCGCGCATCGCACAGCGCTGTGGCTATCTCCCGCTTGCCCTCGACCTGACCACCGGGCACATGCGGGCCACACCCGGCTGGACCCTCACCGACCACGCCGACCGGCTCGACGAACGCCACCGCCAGCGACGCCTGGAAACCGGCGTCGAACTCGCCCTCGACCTCTCCTACCATCATCTGCCCGCCGGCCAGCGCCGGCTGCTGCGGCTGCTGGCGCTGCATCCCGGTCAGGACAGCGACGCCTACGCCGCCGCCGCCCTGACCGGCACCGACCTGGACACCACCCGCGCCCACCTGGACCACCTGTGTCGCGACCACCTCCTCCAGCAGTCCGCCTCGGGCCGGTACACGTTGCACGACCTCGTCCGGGCGTTCGCCATCACCCGCGCGCACGACGAGGTCCGCCCCGCCGACCGCCGGGAGGCTCTGACCCGCCTGTTCGACCACTATCTCGCCACCGCCGCCGCCGCGATGAACGCGCTCCACCCCGCCCAGGCGCATCTTCGTCCGCACATTCCGCCGACCGGCACGCCCGCCCCCGAACTGGCCGACCCGGACTGCGCTCTCGCCTGGCTCGACGTCGAGCGGCCCACCCTGGTCACCGTCGCGGTCCACACCGCCAGCAACGGCTGGCCCACCCACACGACACGCCTCTCCCGCATCCTGTACCGCTACCTGGCCGGTGGCCGTGGCAGCGATGCCGTGATCGTCCACAGTCACGCCCACCACGCGGCCCGGCAGACCGGCGATGTCACCGAGCAGGCCCACGCCCTGACCGACCTCGGCGTGGCCCACCTCTGGGTCGCCCGGTACGAGGCCGCCGTCGAACACTTCACCGCGGCCCTGCACCTGTTCCGCGAGGCCGGGCACGAGTTCGGGCAGGCCCGGACCCAGACCAACCTCGGCGTCGCCGAACAGCGGCTGGGCCACTACCGCAAGGCCGCCGCCCACTTCAGGCGGGGCCGGACCGCGCACCTGCTCGCCGGCAATCAGATCGGTCAGGCCCTCGCGTTGAGCAACCTCGGCGACGTGGAACAGCGGCTCGGCCACTACCGCGGGGCCGCCAGGCACCTCCGAGAGGCGCTCGCCCTGTACCGACAGAGCGGGGACCAGGCCGGCGAGGCGGTGTCGCTCGCGAACCTCGCGGAGGTCGACACCCGATCGGGCCGGTACGAGACGGCCGCGGCGAACCTCGCCCAGGCGCTCGTCCTGTTCCGTCAGGCCGGTCACCGCAACGGCGAAGCCTGGACCCTGGACGGGCTGGGCACCCTCCACCGCCACCTCGGGCAGCCCGTCGAGGCCGCCCGGCACCACCGGCAGGCCCTGACGATCCTGCAGACGACAGGCGACCGGCACGGCGCCGCGTGGGCGCTCAACGGGCTCGGCGAGGCCATGCTCGCCGCCGGCCACGCCACCGACGCGCTCACCCATCACACCGCCGCCCACGCCATCGCCGCCGAGATCGGCGCCCGGGACCAGCAGGCCCGCGCCGAGGCCGGGCTTGCCGGCGCCCACCGCGCCCTCGCCGACCACGACCGGGCCCGTGCCCACTACCGGCACGCCCTGACCATCTACACCGACCTCGGCACCCCCGAGGCCGACCAGATCCGCACGTGTCTCGCCGCCCTCGACGACGCGGACGCCCGCACCTGA
- a CDS encoding chitosanase, producing MLRGGTGAHVAGALLIGIAAAGYVLPPADPATPTPTVPAATATAPTTTAPTPSVPAAADLDDPAKKDVAMQLVSAAENSSLDWRAQFSYLEDIGDGRGYTAGIIGFCSGTGDMLALVQAYAKARPGNVLAGYLPALRAVNGTASHEGLDPDFPRDWRAAAADPVFRAVQEAERDRIYFNRSVRDGRNDGVRALGQFVYYDAAVMHGYAGLRQIRSRALARATPPAQGGDERIWLDAFLDERVAEMRKEDAHSDTSRVDTAQRVFLDNGNVDLHTPLVFAVYGMRFRIG from the coding sequence ATGCTGCGCGGAGGAACCGGCGCCCACGTCGCGGGTGCCCTGCTGATCGGCATCGCGGCGGCCGGATACGTCCTGCCGCCGGCCGACCCCGCGACCCCCACCCCCACCGTCCCGGCGGCGACCGCCACCGCCCCGACCACCACCGCCCCGACCCCCAGCGTTCCGGCCGCCGCCGATCTCGACGACCCGGCGAAGAAGGACGTCGCCATGCAGCTCGTCTCGGCGGCGGAGAACTCCTCGCTCGACTGGCGCGCCCAGTTCTCCTACCTTGAGGACATCGGCGACGGTCGCGGCTACACCGCCGGCATCATCGGCTTCTGCTCCGGCACCGGCGACATGCTCGCGCTGGTCCAGGCGTACGCGAAGGCCCGGCCCGGCAACGTGCTGGCCGGCTACCTGCCGGCGCTGCGCGCCGTCAACGGCACCGCGTCGCACGAGGGCCTCGACCCGGACTTTCCCCGCGACTGGCGCGCCGCCGCCGCCGACCCGGTGTTCCGGGCCGTGCAGGAGGCCGAACGCGACCGGATCTACTTCAACCGGTCGGTCCGGGACGGCAGGAACGACGGGGTCCGGGCCCTGGGCCAGTTCGTCTACTACGACGCGGCGGTCATGCACGGGTACGCGGGACTGCGTCAGATCCGCAGCCGCGCCCTCGCCCGGGCAACGCCCCCGGCGCAGGGTGGCGACGAGCGGATCTGGCTCGACGCGTTCCTCGACGAGCGGGTCGCCGAGATGCGGAAGGAGGACGCCCACTCGGACACCTCCCGCGTCGACACGGCACAGCGGGTGTTCCTCGACAACGGCAACGTCGACCTGCACACGCCGTTGGTGTTCGCCGTCTACGGCATGCGGTTCCGCATCGGCTGA
- a CDS encoding ricin-type beta-trefoil lectin domain protein produces MIRTMALLTAATLALPIPAAAPATAPPAPRVQAQPSGLPAEMAAAMRRDLHLTDDQLTARLTTEAAAAVVDRRLRSRLGTRYAGSWLDPSGPLTVAVTDASAAATVRAEGARPRLVPRTLTTLTSARSTLDRHARSHPPGAAVRGWYVDATTNEVVVRVAPGQERTARAFVDDSGLAGAPVRYTAAPDAPRPLYDIRGGDQFLINGNVLCSVGFAVTGGFVTAGHCGATGSPTRGFNNVAQGTFAGSSFPGNDYAWVRTNGDWTPRPWVNNYAGGNAPVAGSRDAVIGSSVCRSGRTTGWRCGTLLGRDETVNYAQGAVYGLSRSNACAEGGDSGGAWLSGDQAQGVTSGGSGNCTSGGTMWFQPVNEILGAYGLNLVTTGGGGTGTRIISNWNNKCIDVPNSNFSDGVPLQTWNCNGTAAQSWTFTGGSLRTQNNKCMDVAWGSRDNGAVIQIANCSGNPAQQFVLSAAGDLVNPQANKCVDIKDWNGNDGARLHLWECGGTANQKWRTG; encoded by the coding sequence ATGATCAGGACCATGGCGCTGCTCACCGCCGCGACGCTCGCCCTGCCGATTCCGGCCGCCGCACCAGCGACGGCTCCCCCCGCCCCTCGGGTGCAAGCGCAGCCGTCCGGCCTGCCGGCGGAGATGGCCGCGGCGATGCGCCGCGACCTGCACCTGACCGACGACCAACTCACCGCCCGCCTCACCACCGAGGCCGCCGCGGCGGTGGTCGACCGACGCCTGCGCTCCCGCCTCGGCACCCGGTACGCCGGCTCGTGGCTGGACCCGAGCGGCCCGCTCACCGTCGCCGTCACCGACGCGTCCGCCGCCGCCACGGTACGGGCCGAGGGCGCCCGGCCCCGGCTCGTTCCCCGGACACTCACGACGCTCACCTCGGCCCGCAGCACGCTGGACCGGCACGCGCGCAGCCATCCGCCCGGCGCCGCCGTGCGCGGTTGGTACGTGGACGCCACCACCAACGAGGTCGTGGTGCGGGTCGCGCCGGGCCAGGAGCGCACCGCCCGGGCGTTCGTCGACGACAGCGGCCTCGCCGGCGCACCCGTCCGCTACACGGCGGCTCCCGACGCGCCCCGCCCCCTGTACGACATCCGGGGCGGCGACCAGTTCCTCATCAACGGCAACGTGCTCTGCTCGGTGGGCTTCGCCGTCACGGGCGGTTTCGTCACGGCCGGACACTGCGGGGCCACCGGCAGTCCCACCCGTGGGTTCAACAACGTGGCGCAGGGCACCTTCGCCGGCTCGTCGTTCCCGGGCAACGACTACGCCTGGGTCCGCACCAACGGAGACTGGACGCCGCGCCCCTGGGTGAACAACTACGCCGGGGGGAACGCTCCCGTCGCCGGCTCCCGGGACGCGGTGATCGGCAGCTCGGTCTGCCGGTCGGGACGGACGACCGGCTGGCGCTGCGGCACGCTACTGGGTCGGGACGAGACGGTCAACTACGCCCAGGGCGCGGTCTACGGACTCAGCCGCAGCAACGCCTGCGCCGAGGGCGGCGACTCCGGCGGCGCCTGGCTCTCCGGCGACCAGGCCCAGGGGGTGACCTCGGGCGGATCGGGCAACTGCACCTCCGGCGGCACCATGTGGTTCCAGCCGGTCAACGAGATCCTCGGCGCCTACGGGCTGAACCTGGTCACCACCGGCGGTGGCGGCACCGGGACCCGGATCATCAGCAACTGGAACAACAAGTGCATCGACGTGCCGAACTCGAACTTCTCCGACGGCGTCCCCCTGCAGACCTGGAACTGCAACGGCACGGCGGCGCAGAGCTGGACCTTCACCGGCGGTAGCCTGCGCACGCAGAACAACAAGTGCATGGATGTCGCCTGGGGCTCCCGGGACAACGGCGCGGTCATCCAGATCGCCAACTGCAGCGGCAACCCCGCGCAGCAGTTCGTGTTGTCCGCCGCCGGGGACCTGGTCAACCCGCAGGCCAACAAGTGCGTCGACATCAAGGACTGGAACGGCAACGACGGCGCGCGGTTGCACCTCTGGGAGTGCGGTGGCACCGCCAACCAGAAGTGGCGCACCGGCTGA
- a CDS encoding LacI family DNA-binding transcriptional regulator, with protein sequence MGVSLKDIAERAGVSLATVSNVVNGYRPVGERTRRRVQQAVDELGYTPNLSARHLRRGRTGLIALAVPELTNPYFAELAEVAIREAAGLGYTLLMENTAARRGEELTLLDGAQRHVIDGLILSPVAIGRAEVLARRARTPLVLIGEGVYDVPYDHVAIDNVAASRTATAHLVALGRRRIAFVGASPVDDRQSAHLRIRGYREALDAAGIPYDLRLVVPTEHFGRADGEHAVRHLLTLDSPPDAVLAYNDLIAVGALRALARTGRSVPDDVAVAGIDDIEEGRFSNPTLTTVAPDKQAIGRLAVRRLVARIEGEAGPPTHVQPAFHLVERESTGR encoded by the coding sequence ATGGGGGTCAGTCTGAAGGACATCGCCGAGCGGGCGGGCGTCTCACTCGCCACCGTCTCCAACGTGGTCAACGGCTATCGGCCGGTGGGGGAGCGCACCCGGCGGCGGGTGCAGCAGGCCGTCGACGAACTGGGCTACACCCCCAACCTGAGCGCGCGGCACCTGCGCCGCGGGCGCACCGGGTTGATCGCGCTCGCCGTTCCCGAGCTGACCAATCCGTACTTCGCCGAGCTGGCCGAGGTGGCCATCCGCGAGGCTGCCGGCCTCGGCTACACGCTGCTGATGGAGAACACCGCCGCCCGGCGCGGCGAGGAGTTGACGCTCCTGGACGGAGCGCAGCGGCACGTCATCGACGGGCTCATCCTCAGCCCGGTGGCGATCGGTCGGGCGGAGGTGCTGGCCCGGCGGGCCCGGACGCCGCTGGTGTTGATCGGGGAGGGGGTCTACGACGTGCCGTACGACCACGTCGCGATCGACAACGTCGCGGCGAGTCGGACGGCGACCGCGCACCTGGTCGCGCTGGGCCGTCGGCGGATCGCGTTCGTCGGCGCCTCACCGGTGGACGACCGGCAGTCCGCGCACCTGCGCATCCGTGGCTACCGGGAGGCGCTCGACGCGGCCGGGATCCCGTACGACCTCCGCCTCGTCGTACCCACGGAGCACTTCGGCCGGGCGGACGGTGAGCACGCCGTGCGCCACCTGCTGACCCTGGACAGTCCGCCCGACGCCGTGCTCGCGTACAACGACCTGATCGCCGTCGGCGCCCTGCGGGCGCTCGCCCGGACCGGCCGGAGCGTGCCCGACGACGTGGCGGTGGCCGGCATCGACGACATCGAGGAGGGGCGCTTCAGCAACCCCACGCTGACCACCGTCGCCCCGGACAAGCAGGCGATCGGCCGGTTGGCGGTCCGGCGGTTGGTGGCCCGGATCGAGGGCGAGGCGGGCCCGCCGACGCACGTGCAGCCCGCATTCCACCTCGTCGAGCGGGAGAGCACCGGCCGCTGA
- a CDS encoding AbfB domain-containing protein, protein MTRPAPVRLAAPLLVVLTLVAGLLAAPATPARAVPAKNPPLTTPWTAQALAGTPLPDYPRPQMTRSDWLNLNGEWQLRQSATDDAPQFGTDLPERINVPFPVESALSGVRRAAGDNRNHLFYRRTVTVPTSWNGRRVLLHFGAVDWQTTVWVNGTVVGGHTGGYDAFTFDVTPQLRSGANEIVVKVWDPTDSRQNGSLPPIGKQTKQPGGIFYTPSSGIWQTVWLEPVPAASISRVDLSPSLADNTLRVRVRTRGDVSGHRVLAEALDGATVVGSATGGFTEFKVPVPNARRWSPDDPFLYHLRVTLRNAVGDQVDRTTHYFGMREISTGVVNGVLRPKLNGQFVFQTGTLDQGFWPDGLYTAPTDAALAFDLQKHKDLGFNMVRKHIKVEPQRWFYHADRLGLLVWQDVPSLTAQDINATDAQQAQLETEAREIVDEHRSSPAVVTYTVYNEGWGERALADTRRVAQNVQNQDPTRLVNAHSGYNCCQSLGNPGNGDIDDWHVYLGPDSPAPSSSRIAVLGEFGGLGLRAPGHEWSPNGSFFAYEWQPNSTALTDRYVGLVQGTQNLMLGKGLSASVYTEIADQEGELNGFLTYDRQVVKMDQARVRAANLALIDASRSVGSSAPVALPLNTRRSVQVTTPGFTNRFLRHRDSLAYTEIVDANSPALLKNDATYTVRAGLADAACYSFESVNFPGQFLRHQDSRVRNSPNDGSALLRADATWCARVGLTGSGVSLESYNFRGRYLRHYNSEVWLSNGTGGEAWNSPALWAADSTWNITTPWAP, encoded by the coding sequence ATGACACGTCCCGCCCCCGTCCGCCTCGCCGCCCCCCTACTGGTCGTTCTCACCCTGGTCGCCGGTCTGCTCGCCGCCCCGGCCACGCCGGCGCGCGCGGTGCCGGCCAAGAATCCGCCGCTGACCACCCCCTGGACCGCCCAGGCGCTCGCCGGCACGCCGCTGCCGGACTACCCGCGACCGCAGATGACCCGGTCGGACTGGCTCAACCTGAACGGCGAGTGGCAGCTACGACAGTCCGCCACCGACGACGCCCCTCAGTTCGGCACCGATCTGCCCGAGCGGATCAACGTGCCGTTTCCGGTGGAGAGCGCGCTGTCCGGGGTGCGGCGCGCCGCCGGCGACAACCGCAACCACCTGTTCTACCGGCGGACCGTGACGGTGCCCACCAGCTGGAACGGGCGCCGGGTGCTGCTCCACTTCGGCGCCGTCGACTGGCAGACCACCGTCTGGGTCAACGGCACCGTGGTCGGTGGCCACACGGGCGGCTACGACGCCTTCACCTTCGACGTCACTCCGCAGTTGCGAAGCGGCGCGAACGAGATCGTGGTGAAGGTGTGGGACCCGACGGACAGCCGGCAGAACGGGAGCCTGCCGCCGATCGGCAAGCAGACCAAGCAACCCGGCGGCATCTTCTACACGCCCAGCTCGGGCATCTGGCAGACGGTGTGGCTGGAACCGGTGCCGGCGGCCTCGATCAGCCGGGTCGACCTCTCGCCGAGCCTGGCCGACAACACGCTGCGCGTCCGGGTCCGCACCCGCGGGGACGTCAGCGGTCACCGCGTCCTGGCCGAAGCGCTCGACGGCGCCACCGTGGTCGGCTCCGCCACCGGCGGCTTCACCGAGTTCAAGGTGCCGGTGCCGAACGCCCGCCGCTGGTCGCCCGACGACCCGTTCCTCTATCACCTGCGAGTCACGCTGCGTAACGCCGTAGGTGATCAGGTCGACCGGACCACGCACTACTTCGGCATGCGCGAGATCAGCACCGGCGTGGTCAACGGCGTCCTACGACCCAAGCTCAACGGCCAGTTCGTCTTCCAGACCGGCACGCTGGACCAGGGATTCTGGCCGGACGGGCTCTACACCGCGCCCACCGACGCCGCGCTCGCCTTCGACCTGCAGAAGCACAAGGACCTCGGCTTCAACATGGTGCGCAAGCACATCAAGGTCGAACCGCAGCGCTGGTTCTACCACGCCGACCGGCTCGGGCTGCTCGTGTGGCAGGACGTTCCGTCACTCACCGCGCAGGACATCAACGCGACCGACGCGCAGCAGGCGCAGCTGGAGACCGAAGCCCGTGAGATCGTGGACGAGCATCGCAGCTCGCCGGCCGTCGTCACCTACACCGTCTACAACGAGGGTTGGGGTGAGCGTGCGCTGGCCGACACCCGCCGGGTCGCCCAGAATGTGCAGAACCAGGACCCGACCCGGCTGGTCAACGCGCACAGCGGCTACAACTGCTGCCAGTCGTTGGGCAACCCCGGCAACGGCGACATCGACGACTGGCACGTCTACCTGGGGCCGGACTCGCCGGCGCCGTCGAGCAGCCGGATCGCCGTGCTCGGCGAGTTCGGCGGCCTGGGCCTGCGCGCGCCCGGACACGAGTGGAGCCCGAACGGCAGCTTCTTCGCCTACGAGTGGCAGCCGAACTCCACCGCGCTGACCGACCGCTACGTCGGCCTGGTGCAGGGCACGCAGAACCTGATGCTCGGCAAGGGGCTGAGCGCCTCGGTCTACACCGAGATCGCCGACCAGGAGGGTGAGCTGAACGGATTCCTCACCTACGACCGGCAGGTGGTCAAGATGGACCAGGCCCGGGTACGGGCCGCCAACCTGGCCCTGATCGACGCGTCGAGGTCGGTCGGCAGTTCGGCGCCGGTGGCGCTGCCGTTGAACACCAGGCGATCCGTCCAGGTGACGACCCCCGGGTTCACCAACCGGTTCCTGCGGCACCGGGACAGCCTCGCCTACACCGAGATCGTGGACGCGAACAGCCCGGCGCTGCTCAAGAACGACGCCACCTACACGGTTCGGGCAGGTCTGGCCGACGCGGCGTGTTACTCGTTCGAGTCGGTCAACTTCCCCGGGCAGTTCCTCCGGCACCAGGACTCGCGCGTACGCAACTCGCCGAACGACGGCTCGGCGTTACTCCGCGCGGACGCCACCTGGTGCGCCCGGGTCGGTCTCACCGGGAGCGGGGTCTCGTTGGAGTCCTACAACTTCCGCGGCAGGTATCTGCGGCACTACAACTCCGAGGTCTGGTTGAGCAACGGCACCGGCGGCGAGGCGTGGAACTCCCCCGCGCTGTGGGCCGCGGACAGCACCTGGAACATCACCACGCCCTGGGCGCCCTGA